Proteins encoded by one window of Sulfurospirillum barnesii SES-3:
- a CDS encoding EAL domain-containing response regulator, which yields MTECAIKSLKESCKNLKILYVEDDKVAQQYTHSLLRDFFEHMDVVSTGECAYDLFVDAKITIPSLDAPTHEFSYDLVIVDLKLPKMSGLSLIAKMRKICKETAIIVTSAFSEEEYFLESIRLGVNGYVLKPLDFDKFLETLHRSVEAIMLKKAHETYVYQLKQTLELHENALQEQSYNDMLTKLPNKKSLEEHLTRLLPLDIPSLLLIQMDHFHHYMKLYGTQVCYSIVQTFAKALYAHAHKQGYLAFQISPHEFALLDVKPYIDSEKVYEDITQLLRVLDDYEMMVETVAKKVLVRITIGVTFDQENIFQKAYTALDFAKEMGKKFVVYTNNLDETSSLNNDFYWQEVIADTLDNDDLVPFFQPIVNAKGEVIKYEALMRLKAKDEQGEDVYVSPASFLDLSKRTKQYDALSYKMIEKVVEKMFAYPNVIFSINLSERDILNKNIRYFLRQKLSEFKAKHGCITLMFEILESESGMNVEMIRHFLNEIRYEYAPIAIDDFGTGYSNFAQLLHLSPTHLKIDGSLIRYMDSDEKVCQLVQGIVSFAHSLHVETIAEYVHNENIFKQLSAMGVDGFQGYFVGEPSMELVC from the coding sequence ATGACAGAGTGTGCGATCAAAAGCTTAAAAGAGTCTTGTAAGAATTTAAAAATTTTATATGTTGAAGATGATAAAGTAGCACAACAATACACACACTCGCTGCTACGTGATTTTTTTGAACACATGGATGTTGTCAGTACAGGTGAATGTGCGTATGACCTTTTTGTTGATGCAAAAATCACTATTCCTTCCTTAGACGCTCCTACACATGAATTTTCATACGATTTGGTTATTGTTGATTTAAAGCTTCCTAAAATGAGTGGACTCTCTTTAATCGCAAAGATGCGCAAAATTTGCAAAGAGACAGCGATTATTGTCACATCAGCTTTTAGTGAAGAAGAGTACTTTTTAGAGTCTATTCGCTTAGGCGTCAATGGCTATGTCTTAAAACCACTTGATTTTGATAAATTCTTAGAGACACTCCATAGAAGTGTTGAAGCTATTATGCTTAAAAAAGCACATGAGACCTATGTTTATCAGCTTAAACAAACTTTAGAACTCCATGAAAATGCGCTTCAAGAACAAAGTTATAACGATATGTTGACTAAACTTCCCAATAAAAAAAGTTTGGAGGAGCATTTAACACGTCTTTTACCACTGGATATTCCCTCCTTATTGCTGATTCAGATGGATCATTTTCATCATTACATGAAACTGTACGGCACGCAAGTGTGTTATAGCATTGTGCAAACGTTTGCCAAAGCACTGTATGCCCATGCTCACAAACAAGGCTATCTTGCCTTTCAAATCTCCCCACATGAATTTGCCTTATTAGATGTGAAGCCTTATATTGACAGTGAAAAGGTTTATGAGGATATTACGCAACTGCTTCGTGTTTTAGATGATTATGAAATGATGGTAGAAACGGTAGCCAAAAAAGTTTTAGTGCGTATTACCATTGGGGTAACCTTTGATCAGGAGAATATTTTTCAAAAGGCATACACAGCACTTGATTTTGCGAAAGAAATGGGAAAAAAATTTGTTGTTTATACCAATAACTTAGATGAAACATCTTCGCTTAACAATGATTTTTATTGGCAAGAAGTGATTGCGGATACACTGGATAATGATGATTTGGTACCATTTTTTCAACCCATTGTGAACGCAAAGGGTGAGGTCATCAAGTATGAAGCTCTGATGCGTCTTAAAGCGAAAGATGAACAAGGAGAGGATGTGTATGTCTCTCCAGCATCCTTTTTGGACCTTTCAAAACGAACCAAACAGTACGATGCGTTAAGTTATAAAATGATTGAAAAAGTGGTGGAAAAGATGTTTGCGTATCCAAATGTTATTTTTTCAATTAACCTGAGCGAACGGGATATTTTAAATAAAAATATACGTTACTTTTTACGTCAAAAATTGTCTGAATTTAAAGCAAAGCATGGTTGTATTACATTGATGTTTGAGATTCTTGAGAGCGAAAGTGGTATGAATGTGGAGATGATTCGCCATTTTTTAAATGAGATTCGCTATGAATACGCCCCCATTGCCATTGATGATTTTGGTACAGGGTATTCAAATTTTGCACAGTTGTTACACCTCTCACCCACGCATCTTAAGATTGATGGCAGTTTAATTCGTTATATGGACAGTGATGAAAAAGTATGCCAATTGGTACAAGGCATTGTCTCTTTTGCCCACTCTTTACATGTAGAAACCATTGCTGAATATGTTCATAATGAAAATATTTTTAAACAACTTTCTGCCATGGGTGTCGATGGCTTTCAAGGCTATTTTGTGGGTGAACCTTCTATGGAGTTGGTATGTTAG
- a CDS encoding response regulator transcription factor, with protein MQKKIKVLLIEDDTDAAKEVVDFLENVGFELTVAETAVEGLTKLATQAYELLLLDLSLPDFSGFEVIKQINNQNSIPIIVLSCHTNLDAKIKAFRFGVDDYLCKPFMLEELEVRMWAILKRCSMIKFEASQALLSMDYKNQTISLNNTPLPLTAIEYKILAFLIENKNRVVYRDVLAIHLSSLSSRQSLNYHIQNIRKKLGDSSKKPKFIMTEYGTGYRLVM; from the coding sequence ATGCAAAAAAAAATTAAAGTGCTTCTGATTGAAGACGATACCGATGCCGCTAAAGAGGTAGTGGATTTTTTAGAAAATGTAGGTTTTGAACTCACGGTTGCCGAAACTGCTGTGGAGGGATTAACCAAGCTTGCCACGCAAGCGTATGAACTGTTGTTACTTGATTTATCTTTGCCTGATTTTAGTGGTTTTGAGGTAATTAAGCAAATTAATAACCAAAACAGTATTCCTATTATTGTTTTAAGTTGTCATACAAACCTTGACGCAAAAATTAAAGCGTTTCGTTTTGGTGTGGATGATTATCTGTGCAAGCCTTTTATGCTTGAAGAGCTTGAAGTTCGCATGTGGGCAATTTTAAAACGCTGTTCAATGATTAAATTTGAAGCATCACAAGCACTCTTAAGCATGGATTATAAAAATCAAACCATTTCACTCAATAACACGCCACTTCCTTTGACGGCTATTGAGTATAAAATACTCGCTTTCCTCATAGAAAATAAAAATAGGGTTGTTTATCGAGATGTTTTAGCCATTCACCTCTCTTCTTTAAGTTCCAGACAATCATTAAATTACCATATTCAAAACATTCGTAAAAAGTTGGGAGATAGCTCTAAAAAGCCTAAATTTATTATGACGGAGTATGGAACAGGGTATCGGTTGGTTATGTAA
- a CDS encoding nitrogenase component 1 yields MINKKLIKDLLNESACSHNKDKKSSCDKPKPGATSGGCAFEGAQISLFPYADAAHLVHGPDTCLGASWETRATLTSYEGENNTPLGYCTNVTTNDIIFGGDKKLAEAIAYIVERKKPKAVFVYETCVTGMIGDNIDFTCKEAQERFGIPIVPVHSPGFVGGKNLGSRLAGEAVLDALVGTREPESIHPYGINLIGDYNVTGDMWQYVPILERIGIKVVSTLSGDGRIEDICCAHRAKLNVIVCAKSLITLCRKMQERYAIPYVSVSFYGKRDTSNAIRSIVNAFGNEAMIQKAEVIIAEEEAKLEARLLPYRELLKDKKAILNTGGNKSWSIASALQDIGIEVVATSIRKATEEDIAIAREYVPILMKVPANEQAKLIDEHNIDILLAGGRSLYTALKKRVAFVDVNQEKKVSYGAYGGLENLAIDVCAALANPVFKLAGGAAPWEN; encoded by the coding sequence ATGATAAATAAAAAACTCATCAAGGATTTGTTAAACGAGAGTGCTTGTTCTCATAACAAAGACAAAAAAAGTAGCTGTGACAAACCAAAACCTGGAGCAACGAGCGGAGGGTGTGCGTTCGAGGGGGCGCAAATATCACTCTTTCCGTATGCAGACGCAGCACACTTGGTGCATGGGCCTGACACCTGTCTTGGTGCTTCATGGGAGACACGAGCGACGCTTACAAGCTATGAGGGTGAGAACAATACGCCATTAGGCTATTGCACCAATGTCACGACCAATGACATTATCTTTGGGGGCGATAAAAAGCTTGCCGAGGCGATAGCGTACATCGTGGAGCGTAAAAAGCCTAAGGCGGTTTTTGTGTATGAAACCTGTGTGACTGGGATGATAGGCGACAACATCGACTTTACATGTAAAGAAGCGCAGGAGCGTTTTGGCATACCCATCGTGCCTGTGCATTCGCCTGGATTTGTGGGTGGAAAAAACTTAGGTTCACGCCTTGCAGGTGAGGCGGTGTTGGACGCTTTGGTGGGAACTCGTGAGCCAGAATCCATCCATCCTTACGGCATCAATCTTATAGGCGATTACAATGTCACGGGCGATATGTGGCAATATGTTCCTATCTTAGAGCGCATCGGGATTAAAGTGGTCTCAACGCTCTCTGGAGATGGCAGAATCGAAGATATTTGTTGTGCGCATAGGGCAAAACTCAATGTTATCGTTTGTGCCAAATCGCTCATCACGCTGTGTCGCAAGATGCAAGAACGCTACGCTATCCCTTATGTCAGCGTTTCATTTTACGGCAAGCGTGACACTTCCAATGCCATTCGCTCCATCGTCAATGCCTTTGGCAATGAGGCGATGATACAAAAAGCAGAAGTCATCATCGCTGAAGAAGAAGCCAAGTTGGAAGCAAGGTTACTTCCGTATCGTGAACTATTAAAAGATAAAAAAGCCATTTTAAATACAGGGGGCAACAAGTCATGGTCGATAGCCTCAGCCCTCCAAGACATCGGCATCGAAGTGGTAGCAACTTCCATTCGAAAAGCCACTGAAGAGGACATCGCCATCGCTAGAGAATATGTGCCCATCTTGATGAAAGTTCCTGCCAACGAGCAAGCCAAACTCATCGATGAGCACAACATCGACATCTTGCTAGCAGGTGGGCGAAGTCTTTACACGGCGTTGAAAAAAAGAGTGGCGTTTGTCGATGTCAATCAAGAAAAAAAGGTGAGTTACGGCGCATACGGTGGCTTAGAAAACTTGGCGATTGATGTATGTGCCGCACTTGCTAACCCTGTCTTTAAACTCGCTGGAGGGGCCGCACCATGGGAGAATTAA
- a CDS encoding NifB/NifX family molybdenum-iron cluster-binding protein — MKITFASTDGVHINDHFGWCKCFYMYELQDDAFVFVKALDSSQEIIEEVDKLTYKIESLQDTNILCASHIGPRASLMVKGSGIFVLQASSENEPIASLLEKLLTLKNTNPPLWMQRFLHAPSSYNCR; from the coding sequence ATGAAAATCACCTTTGCATCCACCGATGGGGTTCACATTAACGATCACTTTGGTTGGTGCAAATGTTTTTACATGTACGAACTCCAAGACGATGCGTTTGTCTTTGTTAAAGCACTAGACTCCTCCCAAGAGATCATCGAAGAGGTCGATAAACTGACCTACAAAATAGAGTCTTTACAAGACACGAACATTTTATGTGCTTCTCACATCGGTCCTCGTGCCTCTTTAATGGTGAAAGGTTCTGGTATTTTTGTGCTTCAAGCCTCCAGTGAAAACGAGCCAATAGCCTCTTTACTTGAAAAGCTTTTAACCTTAAAAAATACCAATCCGCCTCTTTGGATGCAAAGGTTTCTCCATGCACCATCTTCCTATAACTGTCGCTAA
- a CDS encoding FprA family A-type flavoprotein, translating to MHHLPITVAKDIYFIGVFDPDIRTFDIVMKTANGSTYNAYLIKTSEGVIIVDTVKKEFQNDFFLHVEALCSYEEIKYVIIHHIEPDHSGALPELIQRAPHAKVLISPQATLMLKALSNAEEINFETIWTNKQLILGEKTITFLTTPYLHWPETMSSYVHEDKLLFSGDVFGSHYYDKRLFDDMVGDFSYAFAYYYDHIMRPFKSYVLSALALYGRFEIALIAPLHGPILRQNPQHYVDLYRQWSVKNKPKNGNKILSIFYLTSYKNTQEMAQSIMEGSESVEGITTNMYDLASIEEPNMIKILEESDGFLIGTPTINADAPKPVWDLLACLMFLEKSGKTASAFGSYGWSGEAVDTIIARLKSLKLRVPPLELLKIKLIPSQEELQTCFDFGVEFAHILNGKMIEMDL from the coding sequence ATGCACCATCTTCCTATAACTGTCGCTAAGGACATCTACTTTATAGGTGTCTTTGACCCCGATATTCGTACGTTTGACATTGTCATGAAAACGGCAAACGGCTCAACATACAATGCGTATCTGATTAAAACGTCTGAGGGTGTTATCATTGTTGATACGGTCAAAAAAGAGTTTCAAAACGATTTCTTTTTACATGTAGAAGCCTTGTGTTCCTACGAGGAAATCAAATACGTCATTATCCACCACATCGAGCCTGACCATTCAGGAGCACTCCCTGAACTCATCCAAAGAGCGCCACACGCCAAAGTGCTTATCTCGCCTCAAGCCACCTTAATGCTTAAAGCACTGAGCAATGCAGAAGAGATAAACTTTGAAACCATTTGGACAAACAAACAACTCATTTTGGGTGAGAAAACCATCACTTTTTTGACCACGCCGTATTTGCATTGGCCTGAGACCATGAGTAGTTATGTGCATGAGGACAAACTGCTTTTTAGCGGCGATGTCTTTGGTTCGCACTACTACGACAAACGCCTTTTTGACGACATGGTGGGGGATTTTTCCTACGCATTTGCTTACTATTATGACCACATCATGCGCCCTTTTAAAAGCTATGTGCTTAGCGCACTAGCACTCTATGGACGTTTTGAGATTGCGTTGATTGCACCGCTTCATGGTCCCATTTTGAGGCAAAACCCACAGCACTATGTTGATTTGTACCGCCAGTGGAGTGTGAAAAATAAACCTAAAAATGGCAACAAAATTCTCTCTATTTTTTACCTTACCAGCTATAAAAACACGCAAGAAATGGCACAAAGCATTATGGAAGGAAGCGAGAGTGTGGAGGGTATTACGACCAACATGTACGACCTTGCCTCCATTGAAGAGCCCAATATGATCAAGATTTTGGAAGAGAGCGATGGCTTTTTAATCGGCACGCCCACCATCAATGCGGACGCTCCTAAACCCGTGTGGGATTTGCTTGCGTGCTTGATGTTTTTAGAAAAAAGTGGCAAAACTGCCTCCGCATTTGGCTCGTATGGTTGGAGTGGTGAAGCGGTCGATACCATCATCGCACGGCTCAAATCCCTTAAACTTCGTGTTCCACCCCTAGAGCTTTTAAAAATAAAACTCATTCCAAGCCAAGAAGAGTTACAAACATGTTTTGATTTTGGCGTAGAGTTTGCGCATATCCTCAATGGGAAAATGATAGAAATGGATCTTTAA
- a CDS encoding DUF362 domain-containing protein, translating to MAVRITELCINCDSCIDECPATAIVSASDSPINGDTTYVKPEKCIECADSTMPKCADACPTEGAIVWDMPYTAEFQSYYVAGHESGLYNIREHKKNGIMFPEVSPKPYREAIALVSRQAHTPVLG from the coding sequence ATGGCAGTAAGAATAACAGAGCTTTGCATTAACTGTGATAGCTGTATTGACGAGTGCCCCGCAACGGCGATTGTGAGTGCATCTGATTCACCTATCAATGGCGATACAACGTATGTCAAACCTGAAAAGTGCATCGAGTGTGCGGACTCTACGATGCCAAAATGTGCGGACGCCTGTCCTACCGAGGGCGCTATTGTTTGGGATATGCCTTACACGGCTGAGTTTCAAAGCTACTACGTCGCTGGGCATGAGAGTGGACTGTACAACATTCGTGAACATAAGAAAAACGGCATTATGTTCCCTGAGGTTTCGCCTAAACCTTACCGTGAAGCCATCGCTCTTGTATCTCGCCAAGCGCACACGCCAGTCCTTGGATAA
- a CDS encoding TIR domain-containing protein, which translates to MDEFIEIFIKNKANEIPDSHKDSISKFLPFYTTVANDDLAYLFAYLHSSYNGLFQFLNYKLSANHHYNADSSRELIAVIDMYRSLYKSLQDTDYKFELDDEYLNILNQCEQFLSSSGGSAIPENFSKIDIIEIKPIFKLLYQDKFTSKPTENKKSNIQSQKMKHEKNKVFIVHGHDNETKQEVARFIESIGLEAIILHEQASRSMTIIEKIEHYSNEANFAIVLYTPCDKGRGAKETNVPARDRARQNVVFEHGYLMAKIGRENVCALVKGEIETPSDISGVVYTPLDTNGGWKIELIKELKACGYSLANN; encoded by the coding sequence ATGGATGAATTTATCGAAATTTTCATAAAAAATAAAGCGAATGAGATACCTGATAGCCATAAAGATAGCATTAGTAAATTTTTACCTTTTTATACAACAGTGGCTAATGATGATTTAGCTTATCTTTTTGCGTATTTGCATTCCTCATATAATGGCTTATTTCAATTTCTAAACTATAAGCTCTCCGCCAATCATCACTATAATGCAGATTCGAGTAGAGAACTTATCGCAGTTATAGATATGTATAGAAGCTTATATAAATCCCTTCAAGATACAGATTATAAGTTTGAATTAGATGACGAATATCTAAACATTTTAAATCAATGTGAACAATTTTTATCAAGCAGTGGAGGCAGTGCAATACCAGAAAATTTTTCAAAAATAGATATCATAGAGATTAAACCTATTTTTAAACTACTATACCAAGATAAGTTTACAAGCAAACCAACGGAAAACAAAAAATCAAATATTCAAAGTCAAAAAATGAAACATGAGAAAAATAAGGTCTTTATCGTGCACGGTCATGATAATGAAACTAAACAAGAAGTTGCAAGATTTATTGAAAGTATTGGACTAGAAGCAATTATTTTACATGAACAAGCGAGTAGAAGTATGACTATTATTGAAAAGATAGAACATTACTCAAATGAAGCGAATTTTGCCATTGTACTTTATACTCCGTGTGATAAAGGTCGTGGAGCAAAAGAAACAAATGTTCCTGCAAGAGATAGAGCAAGACAAAATGTTGTCTTTGAGCATGGCTATTTGATGGCAAAAATAGGAAGAGAAAATGTTTGTGCTTTGGTAAAAGGAGAAATTGAAACACCGAGTGATATTAGTGGCGTTGTTTATACTCCACTAGATACAAATGGTGGATGGAAGATTGAGCTCATAAAAGAATTAAAAGCTTGTGGATATTCTCTTGCAAACAACTAG
- a CDS encoding sensor histidine kinase — MLGSYEWVMYVLLGILLCSSVGFFIKWQKSKQKLSRFIDLTIEGIILSQNNKVVDVNIQALKTFGVDSKEVLIGKPLLELVAPCSHPLAAHQLLQSSVEPYECMLLKGDGSTFPALIRGTNITLKDKMRVSAVVDLSELKKAQYTLEMLNQTLEMQVQQEIEKNRQQEMMLFQQSRHAQMGEMISMIAHQWRQPLNVLCLMSQNIVFKYKMNSLDDAMVTAFKEDSMRLISQMSKTIDDFRDFFKPDKTKKLFDVKKQLLHVTKMLKPIYDTQHIELILKVDNDLKLESFPNEFNHCIINLLNNAKDVLMHIPYENEKYILIEAFKNEANKIVIVIEDNGGGIEESILPRLFEPYFSTKEEDIGTGLGLYMTKMIIEEHMQGRICASNVQGGARFEIIL; from the coding sequence ATGTTAGGAAGTTATGAATGGGTCATGTATGTACTCTTAGGAATACTTCTGTGTAGCAGTGTTGGCTTCTTTATCAAGTGGCAAAAAAGCAAGCAAAAATTGAGTCGATTTATTGATTTGACTATTGAGGGCATTATCCTTTCTCAAAATAATAAAGTAGTTGATGTGAATATTCAGGCCTTAAAAACATTTGGGGTGGATTCAAAAGAGGTGTTGATTGGTAAGCCACTTTTAGAATTAGTAGCACCTTGTTCTCACCCTTTAGCAGCACACCAACTCTTGCAAAGCAGTGTTGAACCTTATGAATGTATGTTGCTAAAAGGCGATGGTAGCACTTTCCCTGCATTGATTCGAGGGACAAATATCACGCTAAAAGATAAGATGCGTGTCTCAGCTGTGGTTGATTTAAGTGAACTTAAAAAGGCGCAATACACGCTTGAAATGCTCAATCAAACTCTGGAAATGCAAGTACAACAGGAGATTGAAAAAAACCGCCAACAAGAGATGATGCTTTTTCAACAATCACGCCATGCACAAATGGGTGAGATGATTAGTATGATTGCCCATCAGTGGCGACAACCTTTGAATGTGCTCTGCTTAATGTCTCAAAATATTGTCTTTAAATACAAAATGAATAGTTTAGACGACGCGATGGTCACCGCTTTTAAAGAAGATTCGATGCGTTTGATTTCTCAGATGTCAAAAACCATTGATGATTTTCGTGACTTTTTTAAACCCGATAAAACAAAAAAACTTTTTGATGTCAAAAAGCAGCTTTTACATGTAACAAAAATGCTCAAACCTATTTACGATACCCAACACATTGAGTTGATTTTAAAAGTCGATAATGACTTGAAATTAGAGAGTTTTCCCAATGAATTTAACCACTGCATTATTAATCTTTTAAACAATGCGAAAGATGTTCTTATGCATATTCCTTATGAGAATGAAAAATATATTTTGATTGAAGCATTTAAAAATGAGGCAAATAAGATTGTTATTGTCATTGAGGACAATGGCGGGGGAATTGAGGAGAGCATTTTACCACGTCTTTTTGAGCCTTATTTTTCAACCAAAGAAGAAGACATTGGTACAGGTTTAGGACTTTACATGACAAAGATGATTATTGAAGAGCATATGCAAGGACGTATTTGCGCAAGCAACGTGCAAGGTGGCGCACGCTTTGAGATTATACTTTAG
- the nifB gene encoding nitrogenase cofactor biosynthesis protein NifB codes for MSCSCTTSTNTQSELHASILQKINNHPCYSQDAHQHYARIHVAVAPACNIQCNYCNRKYDCSNESRPGVTSYKLKPEEAVKKVLHVGGLIQQLSVVGIAGPGDGLANPKQTFETFALLKKYAPDIKLCLSTNGLMIHKHIDEIAKYTIEHVTVTLNTVDESGEIGSKIYPWVFYEHKKHRGLEGAKLLLEKQLLGIKMLVERGILVKVNAVLIPGINDAHLPLVAKKVKELGVFIFNVMPLISKPEFGTKFGLDGVPSANHKQLMRAQEACDVNVKMMRHCRQCRADAVGLLGEDRSDEFFKESFADKSFEELSHHYNLNGRMKTHENIETWRRALRAANGKVLQEEALDKNALSSTGKTKLVAVTTRGNGLINDHFGSAKEFLIYEAGDKGIKFIMHRKVEKSYCMGKEGCDGTYPIDEIKTALMDCDLLLTQKIGECPQKELQSIHVACDESYADEPIEISVLKGVKKHFFAA; via the coding sequence ATGAGTTGTTCTTGCACAACCTCCACCAACACCCAAAGTGAACTGCATGCGAGCATCTTGCAAAAGATTAACAATCATCCGTGTTACTCTCAAGACGCTCACCAACACTATGCGCGTATCCACGTAGCGGTTGCTCCTGCGTGTAACATTCAGTGTAACTACTGCAACCGCAAATACGACTGTTCCAACGAGAGCCGTCCAGGGGTAACAAGCTATAAACTCAAGCCCGAAGAAGCCGTGAAAAAAGTCTTACATGTAGGAGGTCTTATTCAGCAACTAAGCGTCGTAGGCATTGCAGGACCAGGGGATGGGCTTGCCAATCCTAAGCAGACCTTTGAGACGTTTGCACTTTTAAAAAAGTATGCGCCCGACATCAAATTGTGTCTTTCGACGAATGGCTTGATGATTCATAAGCATATCGATGAAATTGCCAAATACACCATCGAGCACGTGACTGTCACCCTCAACACCGTTGATGAAAGCGGAGAAATCGGCTCAAAAATCTACCCGTGGGTTTTTTACGAGCACAAAAAACACCGAGGCTTAGAAGGTGCAAAACTTTTACTGGAAAAACAACTCTTAGGCATCAAGATGCTTGTGGAACGAGGTATTTTAGTGAAAGTGAACGCCGTGTTAATTCCAGGTATTAACGATGCGCATTTACCGCTTGTGGCTAAAAAAGTCAAAGAATTGGGTGTGTTTATCTTCAACGTCATGCCCCTCATCTCTAAGCCTGAATTTGGTACAAAATTTGGACTGGATGGCGTACCTAGTGCAAACCACAAGCAACTGATGCGTGCCCAAGAAGCGTGCGACGTCAATGTCAAGATGATGCGCCACTGTCGCCAATGCCGTGCCGATGCGGTGGGGCTTTTGGGAGAAGACAGGAGTGATGAGTTTTTTAAAGAGAGTTTTGCAGACAAAAGTTTTGAAGAACTCTCCCATCACTATAATCTCAATGGGCGCATGAAAACGCATGAAAATATCGAAACATGGAGACGTGCGCTTAGGGCTGCTAACGGTAAGGTTCTTCAAGAAGAAGCTCTGGATAAAAACGCCCTAAGCTCCACGGGGAAAACCAAACTCGTAGCGGTCACCACACGAGGAAACGGTCTCATCAACGACCACTTTGGCAGTGCGAAAGAGTTTCTCATCTATGAAGCGGGCGATAAGGGCATCAAATTTATCATGCACCGCAAAGTTGAGAAGTCCTACTGCATGGGCAAAGAGGGCTGTGATGGTACGTATCCGATTGATGAAATTAAAACGGCGTTGATGGATTGTGATTTGTTATTGACGCAAAAAATCGGCGAATGCCCGCAAAAAGAATTGCAAAGTATCCATGTGGCGTGCGACGAAAGTTATGCGGACGAACCGATTGAGATTTCTGTTTTGAAAGGTGTAAAGAAACACTTTTTTGCCGCATAA
- the rhuM gene encoding RhuM family protein has product MKNEQNNSNMVIYNDGELELNVSVENETVWLSQNQLCELFDRDKSVISRHIRNIFSDGELDKISTVAKNATVQFEGGREILREIEYFNLDVIISVGYRVKSQKGVRFRQWATSVLKNYIQNGYAINSERITHQRFKELESDVLLLKSQVATISKGLENSTIQSKHGIFYDGQIYDAYAFINDLLKSAKSEVVLIDNYIDDTVFTLFSKYPNLKIKIYTQTITKQLRLDYQKYQSQYQNIELKEFKKAHDRFLIVDSTQMYHIGASLKDLGKKWFAFSKFEMEALEILGKIR; this is encoded by the coding sequence ATGAAAAATGAGCAAAATAATTCAAACATGGTTATCTATAACGATGGAGAGCTAGAGCTGAATGTATCGGTGGAAAATGAAACTGTTTGGCTTAGTCAAAATCAACTATGTGAACTTTTTGATAGAGATAAATCTGTTATTTCAAGGCATATCAGAAATATTTTTAGCGATGGAGAATTGGACAAAATTTCAACTGTTGCAAAAAATGCAACAGTTCAATTTGAGGGTGGAAGAGAAATTTTAAGAGAAATCGAATACTTCAACTTAGATGTAATTATTTCTGTTGGCTATCGTGTCAAATCTCAAAAAGGGGTGCGATTTAGACAATGGGCGACATCGGTACTCAAAAACTACATTCAAAACGGTTATGCCATAAACTCAGAAAGGATTACTCACCAAAGATTTAAAGAGCTTGAAAGTGATGTATTGCTTTTAAAATCTCAAGTGGCAACTATCTCAAAAGGTCTTGAGAACAGCACTATACAATCAAAGCATGGAATTTTTTACGATGGGCAAATATATGATGCCTATGCTTTTATAAACGATTTGTTAAAGAGTGCAAAAAGTGAAGTGGTGCTAATAGATAATTATATAGATGACACGGTTTTTACACTCTTTAGCAAATATCCGAACTTAAAAATAAAAATATACACACAAACTATCACTAAACAACTTCGCCTTGATTATCAAAAATATCAATCGCAATATCAAAATATAGAACTTAAAGAGTTCAAAAAAGCTCATGATAGATTTTTGATAGTCGATAGCACGCAGATGTATCACATCGGGGCGAGTTTAAAAGATTTGGGTAAAAAGTGGTTTGCATTTTCAAAGTTTGAGATGGAAGCCTTGGAAATTTTGGGGAAAATAAGATAA